Proteins encoded in a region of the Mixophyes fleayi isolate aMixFle1 chromosome 5, aMixFle1.hap1, whole genome shotgun sequence genome:
- the UPP1 gene encoding uridine phosphorylase 1 isoform X2 translates to MAPVGATKTTQDEQTTLKEERQIHLSNPHLEKMKEDILYHFDLGTNTHDFPALFGDVKFVCVGGSPWRMKAFAQYITGELNLGDPEADIDNICAGTDRYAMYKVGPVLSISHGMGIPSISIMLHELIKLLYHSKCSDVTIIRIGTSGGIGIEPGSVVITSQSVNPCFQPQFEQIILGKTVIRSTDLDTELAQELAKCSQEINEFNTVIGNTMCTLDFYEGQGRLDGAICSYTEKEKMQYLKAAYEAGIRNIEMESSVFAAMCNTSGVKAAVVCVTLLNRLEGDQISSSHDVLVEYQQRPQKLVGYFIKKQLAKV, encoded by the exons ATGGCACCAGTAGGAGCAACTAAAACAACACAAGATGAACAAACCACATTAAA AGAAGAGAGGCAAATTCACCTTTCAAACCCTCACCTGGAAAAAATGAAAGAGGACATATTGTACCATTTTGATCTTGGAACAAATACTCATGATTTCCCAGCCCTGTTTGGCGATGTCAAG TTTGTATGTGTTGGAGGCAGTCCATGGAGGATGAAAGCTTTTGCTCAGTACATAACTGGAGAACTGAACTTGGGAGACCCTGAAGCGGATATTGATAACATTTGTGCAGGAACTGACCGCTATGCCATGTACAAAGTAGGACCAGTGCTATCAATCAGT caTGGCATGGGGATTCCATCGATCTCTATAATGCTTCACGAACTGATCAAACTGTTGTATCACTCCAAATGCTCTGATGTCACTATTATTCGTATTGGTACATCAGGAGGCATAG GTATTGAACCAGGCTCTGTGGTGATTACAAGTCAGTCTGTAAATCCCTGTTTCCAGCCTCAATTTGAGCAGATAATCCTTGGAAAGACGGTAATTCGTAGTACAGACCTGGATACTGAACTAGCCCAAGAGTTGGCTAAGTGCAGTCAAGAAATTAATGAGTTCAATACAGTCATTGGAAATACTATGTGCACCCTTGATTTTTATGAAG GTCAAGGGCGTCTTGATGGGGCAATCTGCTCATACACAGAAAAGGAGAAAATGCAGTATCTGAAAGCAGCATATGAGGCTGGAATTAGAAACATTGAAATGGAGTCCTCAGTGTTTGCAGCAATGTGTAACACAAGTGGAGTGAAAG CTGCAGTGGTTTGTGTCACACTTTTGAATCGTTTGGAAGGAGACCaaatttccagctcacacgatgtTCTGGTTGAATATCAGCAAAGACCTCAGAAGTTGGTTGGATACTTTATAAAGAAACAATTGGCCAAAGTCTGA
- the UPP1 gene encoding uridine phosphorylase 1 isoform X1, with protein MQYPEKGFNMAPVGATKTTQDEQTTLKEERQIHLSNPHLEKMKEDILYHFDLGTNTHDFPALFGDVKFVCVGGSPWRMKAFAQYITGELNLGDPEADIDNICAGTDRYAMYKVGPVLSISHGMGIPSISIMLHELIKLLYHSKCSDVTIIRIGTSGGIGIEPGSVVITSQSVNPCFQPQFEQIILGKTVIRSTDLDTELAQELAKCSQEINEFNTVIGNTMCTLDFYEGQGRLDGAICSYTEKEKMQYLKAAYEAGIRNIEMESSVFAAMCNTSGVKAAVVCVTLLNRLEGDQISSSHDVLVEYQQRPQKLVGYFIKKQLAKV; from the exons ATGCAATATCCTGAAAAAG GCTTTAATATGGCACCAGTAGGAGCAACTAAAACAACACAAGATGAACAAACCACATTAAA AGAAGAGAGGCAAATTCACCTTTCAAACCCTCACCTGGAAAAAATGAAAGAGGACATATTGTACCATTTTGATCTTGGAACAAATACTCATGATTTCCCAGCCCTGTTTGGCGATGTCAAG TTTGTATGTGTTGGAGGCAGTCCATGGAGGATGAAAGCTTTTGCTCAGTACATAACTGGAGAACTGAACTTGGGAGACCCTGAAGCGGATATTGATAACATTTGTGCAGGAACTGACCGCTATGCCATGTACAAAGTAGGACCAGTGCTATCAATCAGT caTGGCATGGGGATTCCATCGATCTCTATAATGCTTCACGAACTGATCAAACTGTTGTATCACTCCAAATGCTCTGATGTCACTATTATTCGTATTGGTACATCAGGAGGCATAG GTATTGAACCAGGCTCTGTGGTGATTACAAGTCAGTCTGTAAATCCCTGTTTCCAGCCTCAATTTGAGCAGATAATCCTTGGAAAGACGGTAATTCGTAGTACAGACCTGGATACTGAACTAGCCCAAGAGTTGGCTAAGTGCAGTCAAGAAATTAATGAGTTCAATACAGTCATTGGAAATACTATGTGCACCCTTGATTTTTATGAAG GTCAAGGGCGTCTTGATGGGGCAATCTGCTCATACACAGAAAAGGAGAAAATGCAGTATCTGAAAGCAGCATATGAGGCTGGAATTAGAAACATTGAAATGGAGTCCTCAGTGTTTGCAGCAATGTGTAACACAAGTGGAGTGAAAG CTGCAGTGGTTTGTGTCACACTTTTGAATCGTTTGGAAGGAGACCaaatttccagctcacacgatgtTCTGGTTGAATATCAGCAAAGACCTCAGAAGTTGGTTGGATACTTTATAAAGAAACAATTGGCCAAAGTCTGA